A genomic stretch from Hemicordylus capensis ecotype Gifberg chromosome 5, rHemCap1.1.pri, whole genome shotgun sequence includes:
- the LOC128327762 gene encoding growth-regulated alpha protein-like — protein MVIRRRGFFPNHTQQESQAAGRMKGLFVVLTLALIACDITPLCGFPLESFLINLGRCQCLREASMAVPIKDIKSIRLIPQGVHCRRTELILTLRSNHRVCVSPNAGWTKELLRRLTKR, from the exons ATGGTTATAAGAAGAAGAGGTTTTTTTCCAAATCACACACAGCAGGAATCTCAAGCCGCAGGCAGGATGAAGGGGCTCTTTGTGGTGCTGACCTTAGCTCTGATTGCCTGTGACATCACTCCTCTCTGTG GTTTTCCTTTGGAAAGCTTCCTGATCAATTTGGGAAGGTGCCAATGTTTGAGGGAGGCCTCCATGGCCGTTCCTATTAAGGACATTAAATCTATTCGACTGATCCCTCAGGGAGTCCATTGCCGAAGGACAGAACTTAT ATTAACCCTGAGAAGTAACCACAGGGTCTGTGTCTCCCCAAATGCTGGATGGACTAAGGAATTACTTCGGAGATTAACAAAGAGGTAA